The following proteins come from a genomic window of Miscanthus floridulus cultivar M001 chromosome 2, ASM1932011v1, whole genome shotgun sequence:
- the LOC136522238 gene encoding probable E3 ubiquitin-protein ligase BAH1-like 1 isoform X1 codes for MKFGATYEEYLRAEQDKFLGQCSHVEYKRLKKVLKKCRVDRSLQADGTNGDEQQEGSDESSNICECNSCTLCDRLFFTELNKEASEIAGCFRSRVQRLLHLHVPSGLQRCIWRFRQCFIDDQQIMVQEGRMLLNYVTMNAIAIRKILKKYDKIHGSVSGRDFKSKMQTEHIELLQSPWLIELGAFHLNCDDSDADEPGAGGFFKNFSCDLSGAQPLLTMTISETLKYEYSLTCPICLGSLLWKLCMLSLQGIFFLSSVCLNICVLILTSICDDFFHSQCVQDTLFNPYALSCGHLFCKACACGAASVYIFQGVKSAPPEAKCPVCRAVGVFGRAVHMTELELLLKRRDKDYFAQRLREERSVMVKQAKEYWDSQAMLSMGI; via the exons ATGAAGTTCGGCGCCACATATGAGGAGTATCTCCGGGCAGAGCAGGACAAATTCCTAGGACAATGCTCCCATGTCGAATACAAACGCCTCAAGAAGGTATTGAAGAAATGTAGAGTTGATCGCTCACTGCAAGCAGATGGCACAAATGGTGATGAGCAGCAGGAGGGGAGTGACGAATCTTCAAACATTTGTGAATGCAACTCATGCACAT TGTGTGATAGATTGTTCTTTACAGAACTCAACAAGGAGGCATCAGAAATAGCAGGTTGTTTCAGATCTAGAGTACAAcgcctcctccatcttcatgtcCCTTCAGGACTACAACGCTGTATATGGCGTTTTAGGCAGTGTTTCATAGATGATCAGCAAATAATGGTTCAAGAAGGCAGAATGCTTCTCAATTATGTGACCATGAATGCTATTGCTATTCGCAAAATTCTCAAGAAATATGACAAG ATACATGGTTCTGTGAGTGGCAGAGATTTCAAGAGCAAGATGCAAACTGAGCATATTGAACTGTTGCAGTCACCTTGGCTGATAGAGCTTGGTGCTTTCCATCTCAACTGTGATGATTCAGACGCTGATGAACCTGGAGCTGGAGGGTTCTTCAAGAATTTTTCCTGTGACCTGAGTGGAGCACAGCCACTACTGACAATGACCATTTCTGAAACTCTGAAGTATGAGTACAGCCTAACTTGTCCGATTTGCTTG GGAAGTTTGCTGTGGAAACTTTGCATGTTGTCTCTGCAGGGTATCTTTTTCCTCTCTTCAGTTTGCTTGAATATATGTGTGCTGATTTTAACGTCCatttgtgatgatttttttcactCACAATGTGTACAGGACACTTTGTTCAACCCTTACGCACTTAGCTGTGGGCATCTGTTCTGCAAAGCCTGTGCATGTGGTGCTGCTTCTGTCTACATCTTCCAGGGTGTCAAGTCGGCACCTCCAGAGGCGAAGTGCCCTGTATGCCGAGCG GTTGGTGTGTTTGGTCGTGCTGTGCATATGACTGAACTCGAATTACTCCTCAAGAGAAG GGACAAAGATTACTTTGCGCAGAGACTGCGCGAAGAGCGAAGTGTGATGGTGAAGCAGGCCAAAGAATACTGGGACTCACAGGCAATGCTATCGATGGGAATTTGA
- the LOC136522238 gene encoding probable E3 ubiquitin-protein ligase BAH1-like 1 isoform X2 yields MKFGATYEEYLRAEQDKFLGQCSHVEYKRLKKVLKKCRVDRSLQADGTNGDEQQEGSDESSNICECNSCTLCDRLFFTELNKEASEIAGCFRSRVQRLLHLHVPSGLQRCIWRFRQCFIDDQQIMVQEGRMLLNYVTMNAIAIRKILKKYDKIHGSVSGRDFKSKMQTEHIELLQSPWLIELGAFHLNCDDSDADEPGAGGFFKNFSCDLSGAQPLLTMTISETLKYEYSLTCPICLDTLFNPYALSCGHLFCKACACGAASVYIFQGVKSAPPEAKCPVCRAVGVFGRAVHMTELELLLKRRDKDYFAQRLREERSVMVKQAKEYWDSQAMLSMGI; encoded by the exons ATGAAGTTCGGCGCCACATATGAGGAGTATCTCCGGGCAGAGCAGGACAAATTCCTAGGACAATGCTCCCATGTCGAATACAAACGCCTCAAGAAGGTATTGAAGAAATGTAGAGTTGATCGCTCACTGCAAGCAGATGGCACAAATGGTGATGAGCAGCAGGAGGGGAGTGACGAATCTTCAAACATTTGTGAATGCAACTCATGCACAT TGTGTGATAGATTGTTCTTTACAGAACTCAACAAGGAGGCATCAGAAATAGCAGGTTGTTTCAGATCTAGAGTACAAcgcctcctccatcttcatgtcCCTTCAGGACTACAACGCTGTATATGGCGTTTTAGGCAGTGTTTCATAGATGATCAGCAAATAATGGTTCAAGAAGGCAGAATGCTTCTCAATTATGTGACCATGAATGCTATTGCTATTCGCAAAATTCTCAAGAAATATGACAAG ATACATGGTTCTGTGAGTGGCAGAGATTTCAAGAGCAAGATGCAAACTGAGCATATTGAACTGTTGCAGTCACCTTGGCTGATAGAGCTTGGTGCTTTCCATCTCAACTGTGATGATTCAGACGCTGATGAACCTGGAGCTGGAGGGTTCTTCAAGAATTTTTCCTGTGACCTGAGTGGAGCACAGCCACTACTGACAATGACCATTTCTGAAACTCTGAAGTATGAGTACAGCCTAACTTGTCCGATTTGCTTG GACACTTTGTTCAACCCTTACGCACTTAGCTGTGGGCATCTGTTCTGCAAAGCCTGTGCATGTGGTGCTGCTTCTGTCTACATCTTCCAGGGTGTCAAGTCGGCACCTCCAGAGGCGAAGTGCCCTGTATGCCGAGCG GTTGGTGTGTTTGGTCGTGCTGTGCATATGACTGAACTCGAATTACTCCTCAAGAGAAG GGACAAAGATTACTTTGCGCAGAGACTGCGCGAAGAGCGAAGTGTGATGGTGAAGCAGGCCAAAGAATACTGGGACTCACAGGCAATGCTATCGATGGGAATTTGA
- the LOC136522238 gene encoding probable E3 ubiquitin-protein ligase BAH1-like 1 isoform X3: MKFGATYEEYLRAEQDKFLGQCSHVEYKRLKKVLKKCRVDRSLQADGTNGDEQQEGSDESSNICECNSCTLCDRLFFTELNKEASEIAGCFRSRVQRLLHLHVPSGLQRCIWRFRQCFIDDQQIMVQEGRMLLNYVTMNAIAIRKILKKYDKIHGSVSGRDFKSKMQTEHIELLQSPWLIELGAFHLNCDDSDADEPGAGGFFKNFSCDLSGAQPLLTMTISETLKYEYSLTCPICLFAVETLHVVSAGTLCSTLTHLAVGICSAKPVHVVLLLSTSSRVSSRHLQRRSALYAERLVCLVVLCI; the protein is encoded by the exons ATGAAGTTCGGCGCCACATATGAGGAGTATCTCCGGGCAGAGCAGGACAAATTCCTAGGACAATGCTCCCATGTCGAATACAAACGCCTCAAGAAGGTATTGAAGAAATGTAGAGTTGATCGCTCACTGCAAGCAGATGGCACAAATGGTGATGAGCAGCAGGAGGGGAGTGACGAATCTTCAAACATTTGTGAATGCAACTCATGCACAT TGTGTGATAGATTGTTCTTTACAGAACTCAACAAGGAGGCATCAGAAATAGCAGGTTGTTTCAGATCTAGAGTACAAcgcctcctccatcttcatgtcCCTTCAGGACTACAACGCTGTATATGGCGTTTTAGGCAGTGTTTCATAGATGATCAGCAAATAATGGTTCAAGAAGGCAGAATGCTTCTCAATTATGTGACCATGAATGCTATTGCTATTCGCAAAATTCTCAAGAAATATGACAAG ATACATGGTTCTGTGAGTGGCAGAGATTTCAAGAGCAAGATGCAAACTGAGCATATTGAACTGTTGCAGTCACCTTGGCTGATAGAGCTTGGTGCTTTCCATCTCAACTGTGATGATTCAGACGCTGATGAACCTGGAGCTGGAGGGTTCTTCAAGAATTTTTCCTGTGACCTGAGTGGAGCACAGCCACTACTGACAATGACCATTTCTGAAACTCTGAAGTATGAGTACAGCCTAACTTGTCCGATTTGCTTG TTTGCTGTGGAAACTTTGCATGTTGTCTCTGCAGG GACACTTTGTTCAACCCTTACGCACTTAGCTGTGGGCATCTGTTCTGCAAAGCCTGTGCATGTGGTGCTGCTTCTGTCTACATCTTCCAGGGTGTCAAGTCGGCACCTCCAGAGGCGAAGTGCCCTGTATGCCGAGCG GTTGGTGTGTTTGGTCGTGCTGTGCATATGA